In a genomic window of Thalassotalea piscium:
- the suhB gene encoding inositol-1-monophosphatase has translation MHPMLNIAVRSARAAGNVIVRAFEQDDKIEVELKGTNDFVTNIDILAEQTIVDSIQKSYPSHSIIGEECGLIEGTDNDFQWIIDPIDGTTNFVKGIPHFAVSIALKVKGKLDQAVIYDPIRGELFTASRGKGAQLNGFRIRVKQSKELTGAILATGFPFKKKQHMNAYLDIFKTLFLKTADMRRAGSAALDLAYVAAGRVDGFFEIGLKPWDTAAGELLVIEAGGLVTDFTGGHNHNNSGNIVASSSRLLKEILKDIRPHLGDSLNK, from the coding sequence ATGCATCCGATGCTAAATATTGCTGTGCGCTCTGCGCGTGCCGCTGGAAATGTTATTGTACGTGCGTTTGAACAAGACGATAAAATTGAAGTTGAATTAAAAGGTACAAATGACTTTGTTACTAATATTGACATCCTTGCTGAGCAAACAATCGTAGACAGTATTCAAAAGTCTTACCCTAGCCATTCTATTATTGGCGAAGAGTGCGGATTAATAGAAGGCACTGACAACGACTTTCAATGGATAATCGATCCGATTGATGGCACTACAAACTTTGTAAAAGGTATTCCTCACTTCGCTGTATCTATTGCTTTAAAAGTAAAAGGCAAATTAGATCAAGCAGTTATCTACGACCCTATCCGTGGTGAATTATTTACTGCAAGCCGTGGTAAAGGCGCACAATTAAACGGTTTTCGTATTCGCGTAAAACAGTCAAAAGAATTAACAGGTGCAATACTTGCCACCGGTTTCCCTTTCAAGAAAAAACAACACATGAATGCCTATTTAGACATTTTCAAAACATTATTTTTGAAAACAGCTGATATGCGTCGTGCAGGCTCTGCCGCCTTAGATTTAGCATATGTTGCTGCTGGCCGTGTAGACGGATTTTTTGAAATTGGTTTAAAACCTTGGGACACTGCCGCAGGTGAATTATTAGTTATTGAAGCTGGTGGCTTAGTTACCGATTTTACCGGTGGGCATAATCACAATAACTCAGGTAATATTGTTGCAAGTAGCTCTCGTTTATTAAAAGAAATTTTAAAAGATATACGCCCTCACCTTGGCGATAGCTTAAATAAGTAA
- the cobA gene encoding uroporphyrinogen-III C-methyltransferase, with protein sequence MQLPTSAYKQPFLSGEVALVGAGPGDPELLTIQAYRMIQQADVVIYDRLVSKEIMALVPKSCLLIYVGKKQALHKVPQDGINQLLVDHAKAGKKVVRLKGGDPFVFGRGSEEAQFLLTNGIACHIVPGMTAASSCTSYVGIPLTHREVARSASLITGHVKESGQLDLPWQTLSDPQQTVVFYMGVKSLPIISTQLINAGRRKNTPAALIYKGTTPEQKVYRGCLSSIVEIVEKHQIKPPTLIVIGDVVNTFDEKHLTNVGYLTP encoded by the coding sequence ATGCAATTACCAACTAGTGCTTACAAACAACCATTTCTTTCTGGCGAAGTCGCTTTAGTTGGCGCTGGTCCGGGTGATCCTGAGCTATTAACTATTCAAGCATATCGAATGATACAACAAGCCGATGTAGTTATTTATGACCGACTTGTAAGCAAAGAAATTATGGCTTTAGTACCTAAGTCTTGCTTGCTAATTTACGTTGGAAAAAAGCAAGCGCTGCATAAAGTGCCTCAAGATGGCATAAATCAGCTTTTAGTTGACCATGCTAAAGCCGGTAAAAAAGTAGTAAGGTTAAAGGGCGGCGACCCTTTTGTTTTTGGCCGAGGCTCTGAAGAAGCTCAGTTTCTTCTTACCAATGGTATAGCTTGCCATATCGTACCAGGCATGACAGCTGCGTCTTCATGTACAAGCTACGTAGGTATTCCACTTACCCATAGAGAGGTTGCTCGCAGTGCCAGTTTAATTACAGGGCACGTTAAAGAAAGTGGTCAGTTAGATCTACCTTGGCAAACATTAAGTGACCCTCAGCAAACAGTTGTTTTTTACATGGGCGTAAAAAGCTTACCCATTATAAGTACGCAACTAATTAACGCAGGACGAAGAAAAAACACACCTGCAGCACTTATTTATAAAGGTACAACACCCGAGCAAAAAGTATATCGTGGCTGTTTAAGTAGTATTGTAGAAATAGTTGAAAAACATCAAATAAAGCCACCTACGTTAATTGTTATTGGTGATGTGGTTAATACTTTTGATGAAAAGCACTTAACTAATGTAGGGTATTTAACACCTTAA
- a CDS encoding PH domain-containing protein has translation MELQKDNFSNASLSIEQLPQISQLQQQPLAPIYAKTRLALTFLFSSLVLLIGLIAIKQQFKPLPAETLPVISNILIIIAILTMVNMFYIFLADKQKHYALRALDLHYTSGLIFRKTVSQPVLRIQHVELKRGPIDRKVGLAKLQVFSAGGALHTFEIPGLPVEDAESIRQFIISHKDANNNG, from the coding sequence ATGGAACTGCAAAAAGATAACTTTTCCAATGCATCATTATCCATTGAACAACTACCTCAAATAAGCCAACTACAGCAACAACCATTAGCCCCCATTTATGCAAAAACACGTTTAGCACTTACTTTTTTGTTCTCTAGCCTAGTATTATTAATTGGGCTTATTGCTATTAAGCAGCAGTTTAAACCACTTCCGGCAGAAACCTTGCCAGTAATCAGTAATATATTAATCATCATAGCAATACTTACTATGGTTAATATGTTCTATATATTTTTAGCTGACAAACAAAAACACTACGCGCTAAGAGCGCTAGATCTTCACTATACTTCAGGTCTAATTTTTCGAAAAACGGTTAGCCAACCCGTATTAAGAATACAACATGTAGAATTAAAAAGAGGCCCGATCGATCGCAAAGTAGGATTAGCAAAATTACAAGTATTTAGTGCAGGTGGTGCATTACACACATTCGAAATACCAGGTTTACCTGTTGAAGACGCTGAATCGATCAGACAATTTATTATTAGCCATAAAGATGCCAATAATAATGGATAA
- a CDS encoding PH domain-containing protein, whose translation MDKQQALKQAIIKEYQTDEWQRISPIGMLYFTVKILWGITGNIVYLAPAILLGYKEIMANPHIWLPVALLVVIAILTGTFLSFYFFQYRLSNGHIEIRSGVFSKKHVNLPFTRIQNVKLEQPLYYRPFSYTCMQLDTAGSQKQEAKVVALKLDYAEALKREILAAHQQNTQDNNDLNKGISDDDTQNQATTDNSTNNEQLLNTRSLSDLVIHGLTNNRIWIFFGGLAPFFDDIGESVVNFFQRFGINIEQLLVVADKSWWQIGLYALTLTFIVMLFISLFSVAGAILSYYNFTLSKSGDRYIRRSGLLTKHEVTMRLSRLQMIVKQQDWLDMLLKRMNVKFEQTSANGQNFQQGASNNKIIVPSVKAHEWQALADDVYPNNQLNTISYQGISKRFLLRNIGYFISPIYFGVLAFFIYHLETGLALGATAIYLMLCILIFCRYKRWGYAIDSNFIYIRKGMLGVDFYCFPIFKVQQTAYIQSWFLKRHRLCTIKFVLAAGGQKIPFISEKVGNDLINNALYHVESSRRSWM comes from the coding sequence ATGGATAAACAACAAGCACTTAAGCAAGCGATAATTAAAGAATATCAAACCGACGAGTGGCAACGTATTTCGCCAATTGGAATGCTCTATTTTACAGTAAAAATACTATGGGGCATCACTGGCAATATTGTTTATTTAGCGCCAGCAATATTACTAGGCTATAAAGAAATAATGGCAAATCCGCATATATGGTTGCCTGTAGCACTGCTCGTCGTGATTGCTATTTTAACGGGTACATTTCTTAGTTTTTATTTCTTTCAATATCGTTTATCCAATGGACATATCGAAATTCGTTCAGGTGTATTTTCAAAAAAGCATGTCAACCTGCCCTTTACCCGTATTCAAAATGTAAAGTTAGAACAGCCACTCTATTATCGTCCTTTTAGTTACACTTGTATGCAGCTTGATACTGCAGGTTCACAAAAGCAAGAAGCAAAAGTTGTTGCATTAAAACTTGACTATGCAGAAGCACTTAAGCGCGAAATACTTGCAGCGCATCAACAAAATACCCAAGACAACAATGATCTTAACAAGGGTATCAGTGATGATGATACACAGAATCAAGCAACAACTGACAATAGTACAAATAACGAACAATTATTAAATACGCGTTCATTGTCAGATTTAGTTATCCATGGTTTAACCAACAACCGGATCTGGATCTTCTTTGGCGGTTTAGCACCATTTTTTGATGATATTGGTGAAAGTGTTGTTAACTTTTTTCAACGCTTTGGCATCAATATTGAACAACTCTTGGTTGTTGCAGACAAGTCGTGGTGGCAAATTGGTTTATACGCCTTAACACTAACTTTTATCGTTATGTTGTTTATTTCTTTATTCTCAGTTGCTGGGGCAATATTAAGTTATTACAACTTTACGTTATCTAAATCTGGTGACCGCTATATCCGCAGAAGTGGTCTATTAACCAAGCACGAAGTTACTATGCGCTTATCTCGATTACAGATGATTGTGAAGCAGCAAGACTGGTTAGATATGCTTTTAAAGCGCATGAATGTTAAATTCGAACAAACCAGTGCTAATGGACAAAACTTTCAGCAAGGGGCGAGTAATAATAAAATAATTGTACCGTCGGTAAAAGCGCATGAATGGCAAGCATTGGCTGACGATGTTTACCCAAACAATCAACTCAATACTATTTCATATCAGGGGATTAGTAAGCGCTTTTTACTCAGAAATATTGGTTACTTTATCAGCCCTATTTATTTTGGTGTGCTCGCCTTTTTTATCTATCACTTAGAAACAGGATTAGCGTTAGGTGCAACAGCAATATACCTGATGTTATGCATCTTAATTTTCTGCCGTTACAAGCGCTGGGGCTATGCCATTGACTCGAACTTTATTTATATTAGAAAAGGCATGCTAGGAGTCGACTTTTATTGTTTTCCTATTTTTAAGGTTCAACAAACTGCTTACATACAAAGTTGGTTTTTAAAGCGCCATAGACTCTGCACAATTAAATTTGTATTAGCCGCAGGCGGACAAAAAATTCCCTTTATCTCTGAAAAAGTTGGTAACGACTTAATTAACAATGCACTATACCACGTTGAAAGTAGTCGCCGCTCTTGGATGTAG
- a CDS encoding substrate-binding periplasmic protein, protein MSKWFVFLLFTVHLSFTIQASEYHFASVENVAEQEVGQIVLTEIYQQLGIDVSISAFSAKRAEYEATTGLKDGEIMRIWAYGDENKNLIRVPTPYYHIATTAFINKDSKLVIDDKKDLAGHRIAIVSGFKHTKAITKGLKLIVETHSTTNSFKLLEQGAVDIVLADYIDGLWTLSKLAMDHNIIASPKPLKQLNLYHYIHQDNQQLVEVVDNKIAELAASGELDSIIQKAQHQVYGNVKTALDFAPLVNQ, encoded by the coding sequence ATGAGTAAATGGTTCGTTTTTTTACTTTTTACTGTTCATCTTTCGTTTACTATTCAAGCGAGTGAGTACCACTTTGCATCTGTTGAAAATGTTGCAGAGCAAGAAGTAGGGCAAATTGTACTTACCGAAATATATCAACAGCTTGGTATTGATGTATCGATCAGCGCTTTTTCTGCAAAACGTGCCGAATATGAGGCAACCACTGGCTTAAAAGACGGTGAAATCATGCGTATTTGGGCCTATGGCGACGAAAATAAAAACCTTATTCGTGTCCCTACGCCCTATTACCATATTGCAACTACTGCATTTATTAACAAAGACAGTAAGTTAGTTATTGATGATAAAAAAGATCTAGCCGGTCATCGTATAGCAATAGTCAGTGGTTTTAAGCATACCAAAGCCATTACTAAAGGTCTTAAATTAATAGTAGAAACACACTCAACTACCAATAGCTTTAAACTACTTGAACAAGGCGCTGTTGATATAGTACTTGCCGATTATATCGACGGACTTTGGACCCTTTCAAAATTAGCTATGGACCATAATATAATTGCCTCTCCTAAACCACTAAAACAATTAAATCTTTACCACTATATCCATCAAGATAATCAGCAGCTAGTTGAAGTAGTTGATAATAAAATAGCAGAGTTAGCCGCATCAGGTGAGTTAGATAGCATAATACAAAAAGCTCAACACCAAGTTTATGGTAATGTTAAAACAGCGCTCGACTTTGCTCCTTTAGTTAACCAATAA
- a CDS encoding sulfotransferase: MTTTKIFIIGLPRTGTTSICAALLNLGYTVAHTAYTQRTFDQAQVIADTPIFNDFTLLDIKYPNSLYIYLTRDLALWLPSIEQLLKRMSHNLLRDDGGFNPIIKRCYFDVFSPFTNENISSAAFLTQRYLKHQTKVEQYFENRPQQLLTIDVSQAGAYQKLLNFLSLPLNKAGFEQMNVGGKVTAWKDLNHPLKVASTNNGRPTTLSYLK; encoded by the coding sequence ATGACCACAACAAAAATATTTATTATCGGCCTACCTCGAACTGGCACCACTAGCATTTGCGCGGCTTTACTTAATTTAGGCTATACAGTTGCGCACACTGCCTATACACAGCGTACCTTCGACCAAGCACAAGTTATTGCCGACACTCCAATATTTAATGACTTTACATTACTCGATATAAAATACCCTAATAGTCTATATATCTATTTAACACGAGATTTAGCCTTATGGTTACCTTCAATTGAGCAGTTATTAAAACGGATGAGCCATAACTTGTTGCGTGATGATGGTGGCTTTAACCCTATAATTAAGCGCTGCTATTTTGATGTTTTCTCGCCATTTACTAATGAAAATATTAGCTCTGCCGCTTTTTTAACGCAACGCTATCTAAAACACCAAACCAAAGTTGAACAGTACTTTGAAAACCGCCCTCAACAGTTATTAACCATTGATGTAAGCCAAGCAGGTGCTTATCAAAAACTACTTAACTTTTTGAGTTTACCTTTAAATAAAGCAGGTTTTGAACAAATGAATGTTGGCGGAAAAGTCACAGCATGGAAAGACTTAAACCACCCATTAAAAGTTGCCTCTACGAATAATGGCCGCCCTACAACATTAAGCTATCTTAAATAA
- a CDS encoding HD-GYP domain-containing protein, which translates to MAELRTLSINELQVGMFVKDIILKNSDHKVKNQGIVNSERTIALLKKQGVDKVVVQLQPEQLALLDQQDQADQQNKNNLAISVEENEAQESTEHQPDLPLDDELAQAYALYDKASEQIQSLFLQARNRQKISTDGVEKLALAIMQSVIKNEYAITILTRIRHHSSYQWEHAANCAILMCGFALFLDLKHKIVHQITIAALIHDIGNAKIPEGIISKPGLLSTHEVIAVEKHVMHGVDICQQKALLNPIIKDIILNHHERLDGSGYPRRVSEDKLSKLARAMAIVDVYDAITGEQTYKKAQQPIDAFRYLITNKNKFDPSIVQQFIKYLGVHPVGSVIQLSNERLAMVMVGNRAEPLKPKIKVFFNLDTMQHIKPRDIDLSIEDLSIVRAVNTEDFDINTSKLIKDFVNAT; encoded by the coding sequence ATGGCAGAACTTAGAACACTCTCAATCAATGAATTACAAGTGGGCATGTTTGTTAAAGATATCATTTTAAAAAACAGCGACCATAAAGTAAAAAATCAAGGGATTGTTAACTCAGAGCGCACTATTGCTTTGCTTAAAAAACAAGGTGTCGACAAAGTTGTTGTCCAATTACAACCTGAGCAATTGGCATTACTTGACCAACAAGACCAAGCTGATCAGCAAAATAAAAATAACCTAGCAATATCAGTTGAAGAAAACGAAGCTCAAGAAAGTACAGAACATCAACCCGATCTCCCCCTTGATGACGAACTAGCGCAAGCTTATGCGCTATACGACAAAGCAAGCGAGCAAATTCAATCATTATTTTTACAGGCTCGTAACAGGCAAAAAATATCCACTGACGGCGTAGAAAAACTTGCATTAGCTATTATGCAATCAGTTATTAAAAATGAGTATGCGATCACCATTTTAACCCGAATTCGTCATCACTCCTCTTATCAATGGGAACATGCTGCAAATTGCGCCATTCTTATGTGCGGCTTTGCACTGTTTTTGGACCTTAAACACAAAATTGTTCATCAAATAACTATTGCTGCGCTTATTCATGATATTGGTAACGCAAAAATTCCTGAAGGTATTATCAGTAAACCAGGTTTATTATCAACTCATGAAGTTATCGCGGTAGAAAAGCACGTAATGCATGGCGTTGACATTTGTCAGCAGAAAGCATTGCTCAACCCTATAATTAAAGACATTATACTCAATCACCATGAACGACTTGATGGCTCTGGTTATCCACGTAGAGTAAGTGAAGACAAATTATCGAAACTTGCTAGGGCAATGGCAATCGTTGATGTTTACGATGCCATTACCGGAGAACAAACCTACAAAAAAGCACAACAGCCGATTGATGCATTTCGCTATCTTATTACCAACAAAAATAAATTTGACCCAAGTATTGTTCAACAATTTATAAAGTATCTTGGTGTTCACCCCGTTGGCTCAGTTATACAGCTGTCAAATGAACGCCTTGCAATGGTAATGGTAGGTAATAGAGCAGAGCCATTAAAGCCAAAAATCAAAGTGTTTTTTAATTTAGATACCATGCAACATATAAAGCCAAGAGATATAGATCTTAGTATTGAAGACCTATCAATTGTACGAGCAGTAAATACTGAAGACTTTGATATTAACACTTCAAAACTAATTAAAGATTTTGTTAATGCAACTTAA
- the secF gene encoding protein translocase subunit SecF — protein MQILNLKETVNFMSYRKYAMAFSVILMIAALSSLFVNKLNFGLDFTGGTLIEVGFENSADLKQLREILANDGYGDAVVQLYGSSRDVVIRLAQRDGVKAEMLGNQILSLLKDGTGQELVMRRIEFVGASVGDELTEQGGLAMLTALLCILVYVAFRFEWRFALGSVFSLFHDVLLTLGLFSFLQLEFDLTVMAAILAVIGYSLNDTIVVSDRVRENFRKVRDANAEETINISLTQTLSRTVITSITTLLVLAALFYQGGALIHGFATALLFGVFVGTYSSIYVASAVALALGVSKEDMIPEVVEKEGADHQEMMP, from the coding sequence ATGCAAATATTAAATTTAAAAGAAACTGTAAACTTTATGTCGTACCGTAAGTACGCTATGGCTTTCAGTGTAATTCTAATGATCGCTGCACTAAGCTCATTGTTTGTTAATAAGCTTAACTTCGGTCTAGACTTTACCGGCGGTACGTTAATTGAAGTAGGTTTTGAGAACTCTGCTGACCTTAAGCAACTTCGTGAAATATTAGCAAATGATGGCTATGGTGATGCCGTTGTTCAACTTTACGGTAGCAGTAGAGATGTTGTTATTCGCTTAGCGCAACGTGATGGCGTAAAAGCAGAAATGTTGGGTAACCAAATTTTATCGTTACTAAAAGATGGCACAGGCCAAGAGCTTGTTATGCGACGCATAGAGTTTGTGGGTGCAAGTGTTGGTGATGAATTAACGGAACAAGGTGGATTAGCCATGCTAACAGCCTTACTGTGTATTTTGGTTTATGTTGCTTTTCGTTTTGAATGGCGTTTTGCTTTAGGCTCGGTATTTTCGTTGTTTCATGATGTATTGCTAACCCTCGGTTTATTCTCATTTTTACAGCTAGAATTTGATTTAACGGTAATGGCAGCAATTCTTGCAGTTATTGGTTATTCACTCAACGATACTATTGTTGTTTCTGACCGTGTACGTGAAAATTTTCGTAAAGTCAGAGATGCAAACGCAGAAGAAACGATTAACATTTCTTTAACGCAAACGTTAAGTAGAACGGTAATTACTTCGATAACCACATTATTAGTATTAGCGGCTTTGTTTTATCAAGGTGGCGCATTAATTCATGGTTTCGCTACCGCGTTATTATTTGGTGTTTTTGTGGGTACATATTCATCAATATATGTTGCTAGTGCGGTTGCTTTAGCATTAGGGGTTTCAAAAGAAGATATGATCCCTGAAGTAGTAGAAAAAGAAGGCGCAGATCATCAAGAGATGATGCCTTAA
- the secD gene encoding protein translocase subunit SecD, with protein sequence MLNQSPLWKTLLVVFIVAIGALYASPNLYGEDPAVQISGLRGVEANESTLDSVKSQLSESNIDFASVVLEDAQILVRFADTDAQLKARDLLDGNMGDQYSVALNLTPATPDWLAAIGGVPMKLGLDLSGGVSFTMEVNMNEAVVKAQEGMASDFRTDLRGEKIRYRSVKKLDESIEIIFRNVEDLDNAESFLKKRYRDFIFTDNSDTLTLTAQMSELKLKEIREYALQQNITIIRNRVNELGVAEPLVQRQGQKNIIIELPGVQDTAKAKEILNATATIEFRMVDNENDLATALNGRVPASSQLLYERNGTPVLLKKRIMLTGDHIVDASSSFDEYSRPQVNITLDSPGGSKFSSATKDAIGKPMATVFIEYKPTDRLDSKGNTIFEKKEEVISVATIQARLGKSFRITGAGSQAEAHSLALLLRAGALIAPIQIVEERTVGPTLGAENVKLGFQAIMSGFGLVFIFMLIYYRAFGVVANLALSANLVLIVGVMSMIPGATLTLPGMAGIVLTVGMAVDANVLIFERIREELRAGKSVQQAIHQGYDAAFSTIIDANITTLIAALILFSVGTGPIKGFAVTLSIGIITSMFTAVIGTRSVVNAVWGGKRLDKLSI encoded by the coding sequence GTGTTAAACCAGTCTCCTCTATGGAAAACACTACTGGTTGTTTTTATCGTTGCAATTGGGGCTTTATATGCCTCACCAAATTTATACGGTGAAGATCCAGCAGTACAAATATCGGGCTTACGAGGCGTTGAAGCCAATGAAAGTACGCTTGATAGTGTAAAATCTCAATTGAGTGAAAGTAACATTGACTTTGCTAGCGTTGTTTTAGAAGACGCACAAATATTAGTTCGTTTTGCTGATACTGACGCTCAACTTAAAGCGCGAGATTTACTTGATGGTAATATGGGTGATCAATACTCTGTTGCCTTAAACTTAACTCCAGCAACCCCTGATTGGCTAGCAGCCATTGGCGGCGTACCTATGAAGCTTGGTTTAGACTTAAGTGGTGGCGTAAGCTTTACCATGGAAGTTAATATGAACGAAGCCGTAGTGAAAGCGCAAGAAGGGATGGCTAGCGACTTTCGTACTGATTTACGTGGTGAAAAAATTCGCTACCGTAGTGTTAAAAAGCTAGATGAGTCGATTGAAATTATTTTCCGTAATGTTGAAGACTTAGATAATGCTGAATCATTTTTAAAGAAACGTTATCGCGACTTTATATTTACAGATAATTCAGACACGCTTACGCTAACTGCTCAAATGTCTGAATTGAAGTTAAAAGAAATTCGTGAATATGCACTTCAACAAAACATTACTATTATCCGAAATCGTGTGAACGAATTAGGGGTTGCAGAGCCACTTGTTCAACGTCAAGGTCAAAAAAACATTATTATTGAGTTACCAGGTGTTCAAGACACAGCAAAAGCGAAAGAAATATTAAATGCGACTGCAACAATTGAATTTAGAATGGTAGACAATGAAAATGACTTAGCCACAGCACTTAATGGTAGAGTGCCAGCAAGTTCACAGTTATTGTATGAGCGCAATGGTACGCCTGTTTTATTGAAAAAACGCATTATGCTTACAGGTGATCATATTGTTGATGCTAGCTCAAGTTTTGATGAATACTCACGTCCACAAGTAAATATTACCCTTGATTCACCAGGCGGTAGTAAATTCTCAAGTGCCACTAAAGATGCTATTGGTAAACCAATGGCGACAGTGTTTATTGAATATAAACCTACAGACCGATTAGACAGCAAAGGGAATACTATCTTTGAAAAGAAAGAAGAAGTTATCAGTGTTGCCACTATTCAAGCTCGTCTTGGCAAAAGCTTCCGTATTACGGGGGCTGGCTCTCAGGCAGAAGCGCATAGTCTAGCCTTGTTATTAAGAGCAGGTGCCTTAATTGCGCCTATTCAAATAGTAGAAGAGCGTACTGTTGGGCCAACACTCGGTGCTGAAAATGTTAAGTTAGGTTTTCAGGCAATAATGAGCGGTTTTGGATTAGTCTTTATCTTTATGCTTATTTATTATCGTGCTTTTGGTGTGGTAGCTAACTTAGCTCTTTCTGCAAACTTAGTGTTAATTGTTGGTGTTATGTCGATGATTCCAGGTGCTACGTTAACTTTACCTGGTATGGCGGGTATAGTGTTAACTGTTGGTATGGCGGTAGATGCTAACGTACTTATATTTGAACGTATTCGAGAAGAGTTAAGGGCAGGTAAGAGTGTACAACAGGCTATTCACCAAGGTTATGATGCGGCATTTTCAACAATTATTGATGCTAACATCACCACATTAATTGCAGCACTTATTCTGTTTTCAGTGGGTACAGGGCCAATTAAAGGTTTTGCTGTAACGTTATCGATAGGCATTATTACTTCGATGTTTACGGCGGTTATAGGTACTCGTTCAGTGGTTAATGCTGTTTGGGGTGGTAAACGTCTCGACAAGCTTTCAATATAG
- the yajC gene encoding preprotein translocase subunit YajC: protein MSLFISKAHAAAGPAPSSGGMEMIIMLLVFAFVFYFMIYRPQAKRVKEHKGLMAALGKGDEVLTQGGIVGKITKVSDDKDFIVISIAEGTEVTVQKGAVNAVLPKGTMKSL from the coding sequence ATGAGTTTATTTATAAGTAAAGCACACGCGGCTGCAGGCCCAGCGCCATCAAGTGGTGGTATGGAAATGATCATCATGTTATTGGTGTTTGCCTTTGTTTTTTATTTTATGATTTATCGCCCGCAAGCAAAGCGTGTTAAAGAGCATAAAGGATTAATGGCAGCATTAGGTAAAGGTGATGAAGTGCTAACACAAGGTGGTATTGTGGGTAAAATCACTAAAGTGTCTGACGATAAAGACTTTATTGTTATAAGCATTGCAGAAGGTACTGAAGTTACAGTGCAAAAAGGCGCGGTTAATGCGGTATTACCAAAAGGCACAATGAAGTCATTATAA
- the tgt gene encoding tRNA guanosine(34) transglycosylase Tgt, translated as MQYELITTDGKARRGRLTFARGTVETPAFMPVGTYGTVKGMKTEEIKEIGAEIILGNTFHLMLRPGTDIVEQHGGLHNFIHWDKPILTDSGGFQVFSLGAMRKITEEGVKFSSPVNGEKIMLTPERSMEVQRKLGSDVVMIFDECTPYPATHQESKDSMELSLRWAQRSKAAHGDNPNALFGIVQGGMYEDLREVSVAGLQAIDFDGYAIGGLSVGEPKEDMIRILDHTAPLIPENKPRYLMGVGKPEDLVEGVRRGIDMFDCVMPTRNARNGHLFVTTGVIKIRNARHKTDTSPLDSECDCYTCKNYSRAYLHHLDKCNEILGAQLNTIHNLRFYQSVMQGLRDAIEQGKLEEYVEQFYALRDLPVPPLKS; from the coding sequence ATGCAGTACGAATTAATCACCACTGACGGGAAGGCAAGGCGCGGTCGCCTTACATTTGCCCGTGGTACGGTAGAAACGCCTGCTTTTATGCCTGTTGGTACTTACGGTACAGTTAAAGGTATGAAAACAGAAGAAATTAAAGAGATTGGTGCTGAAATTATTTTAGGAAACACCTTCCATTTAATGCTACGTCCAGGTACAGATATTGTTGAACAACACGGGGGGTTACATAACTTTATTCATTGGGATAAGCCGATTCTTACTGACTCAGGTGGCTTTCAAGTGTTTAGTTTAGGCGCCATGCGTAAAATTACCGAAGAGGGCGTTAAGTTTAGTTCTCCAGTAAATGGTGAAAAAATTATGCTAACTCCTGAGCGTTCTATGGAAGTACAACGTAAGTTGGGCTCTGACGTGGTAATGATTTTCGATGAGTGTACGCCTTATCCTGCAACACACCAAGAGTCTAAAGATTCAATGGAATTATCGTTACGTTGGGCGCAACGTTCAAAAGCGGCTCATGGTGATAATCCCAACGCGTTATTTGGTATTGTACAAGGCGGTATGTACGAAGATTTACGTGAAGTATCTGTGGCTGGTTTACAAGCTATAGACTTCGACGGCTATGCTATAGGTGGCTTATCGGTTGGTGAACCTAAGGAAGATATGATCAGAATTTTAGATCATACAGCCCCCTTGATCCCTGAAAATAAGCCCCGATATCTGATGGGAGTTGGAAAGCCTGAAGACTTAGTTGAAGGTGTTCGTCGTGGTATCGATATGTTTGACTGTGTTATGCCTACGCGAAATGCCCGTAACGGTCATTTATTTGTGACAACTGGCGTGATAAAAATACGAAATGCACGTCATAAAACGGATACCAGTCCGTTAGATAGCGAATGTGATTGCTATACCTGTAAAAATTATTCGCGAGCTTATTTGCATCATCTTGATAAGTGTAATGAAATATTAGGGGCGCAGTTAAACACCATTCACAATTTACGTTTTTATCAAAGTGTAATGCAGGGTTTGCGTGATGCTATTGAGCAAGGTAAATTAGAAGAATATGTTGAGCAGTTTTATGCACTTCGTGATTTGCCTGTTCCACCACTGAAATCTTAG